In a genomic window of Arthrobacter woluwensis:
- a CDS encoding SDR family NAD(P)-dependent oxidoreductase — protein MTARADAYTALVTGASAGLGAEFARQLAEEGHHLILVARDAGRLATAAGRLERDYGVTVEVLPADLTDDAGVAAVVARLRDASRPVDVLVNNAGIGLQKPFDENPVEDELNHLRLHVQTTLELCHAALQEMLPRGTGRIINVASVAAFATRGTYGAAKAWELSFSRWANVNYGPAGVKVTALCPGFTHTEFHQRMGIDKAAMPRWMWLDARRVVRDGLAGNARGKAVSIPSLRYKAVVAATRLLPARFARGPARRPLDQP, from the coding sequence ATGACGGCACGAGCGGACGCTTACACGGCCCTGGTCACGGGCGCCTCGGCGGGGCTGGGCGCGGAATTCGCGCGTCAGCTCGCCGAGGAGGGCCACCACCTCATCCTCGTGGCGCGCGACGCCGGACGGCTCGCCACGGCGGCCGGCCGCCTCGAGCGGGACTACGGCGTGACCGTGGAGGTGCTGCCCGCGGACCTGACCGACGACGCCGGGGTGGCCGCCGTCGTCGCGCGTCTGCGGGACGCTTCCCGGCCGGTCGATGTGCTCGTGAACAACGCGGGCATCGGACTCCAGAAGCCCTTCGATGAGAACCCGGTCGAGGACGAGCTGAACCACCTGCGGCTCCATGTGCAGACCACGCTGGAGCTCTGTCACGCGGCGCTGCAGGAGATGCTGCCACGCGGCACGGGCCGGATCATCAATGTGGCCAGCGTCGCGGCCTTCGCGACCCGTGGCACGTACGGGGCGGCCAAGGCCTGGGAACTGAGCTTCAGCCGCTGGGCGAACGTGAACTACGGACCGGCCGGAGTGAAGGTCACCGCGCTGTGTCCGGGCTTCACGCATACCGAGTTCCATCAGCGCATGGGCATCGACAAGGCGGCCATGCCCCGCTGGATGTGGCTCGACGCCCGACGGGTGGTGCGGGACGGCCTGGCCGGCAACGCCCGCGGCAAGGCCGTGTCGATTCCGAGTCTCCGGTACAAGGCCGTGGTGGCCGCGACGAGGCTCCTGCCCGCCCGCTTCGCGCGAGGTCCGGCACGGAGGCCGCTGGACCAGCCCTGA
- a CDS encoding MFS transporter, translating to MPTDPDSQKTVTAPGDRPIEDAHGARSAFAGGTDTVVPAAAPRRPGGPARKFRLPSYRLKVSDVNVVNKPMLKKAIGGTIVGNTMEWYDVGVFGYLVTTMGPAFLPEADPSVQTLFLLGTFAATFIARPLGGIVCGWLGDKVGRQRVLAATLMIMAASTFAVGLLPTYAQIGIWAAVLLVVLKLVQGFSTGGEYAGATTFVSEYAPDKKRGYFASFLDMGSYLGFAIGAALVSVLQLTLGQSAMEEWGWRIPFLLAGPLGLIAIYFRSKIEESPQFQATLDAQEAKVSSATEKDPSTNTGPITLVKTYWRQIILAMILAAAANTVGYALTSYMPTYLTGPMGYDPIHGTLLTIPVLVIMAACIPLTGRLSDRVGRRPVLWVGAGSTIVLSIPAFMLIGVGEIWSTMLGLALVAFPVTFYVANLASALPALFPTSSRYGGMGIAYNFSMAIFGGTTPFIVAALIEATGNDMMPAYYLMITSVIGGIAIYFLPESARRPLPGSMPSVATEEEARELVATQEENPLLDLDSLPFEDRPLAGAGK from the coding sequence ATGCCCACAGACCCAGACTCACAGAAGACCGTGACGGCCCCTGGTGACCGACCCATCGAGGACGCCCACGGCGCCCGCTCGGCCTTTGCCGGCGGCACCGACACCGTCGTCCCCGCTGCCGCACCGAGGCGCCCTGGGGGGCCCGCCCGCAAGTTCCGTCTTCCCAGCTACCGGCTGAAGGTCTCCGACGTCAACGTCGTCAACAAACCGATGCTGAAGAAGGCCATCGGCGGCACGATCGTCGGCAACACCATGGAATGGTACGACGTCGGCGTGTTCGGCTATCTCGTGACCACCATGGGTCCCGCGTTCCTCCCGGAAGCGGACCCGTCGGTCCAGACCCTTTTCCTTCTGGGCACCTTCGCCGCCACCTTCATCGCCCGTCCGCTGGGCGGGATCGTCTGTGGCTGGCTCGGTGACAAGGTCGGCCGCCAACGCGTCCTGGCCGCAACTCTGATGATCATGGCCGCCAGCACCTTCGCCGTCGGCCTGTTGCCCACGTACGCCCAGATCGGCATCTGGGCCGCGGTCCTGCTGGTCGTTCTGAAGCTAGTCCAGGGCTTCTCCACTGGTGGCGAGTACGCCGGCGCCACCACCTTCGTCTCCGAGTACGCCCCGGACAAGAAGCGCGGCTACTTCGCCAGCTTCCTGGACATGGGCTCCTACCTGGGCTTCGCCATCGGCGCCGCCCTGGTCTCGGTCCTCCAGCTCACCCTCGGCCAATCGGCGATGGAGGAGTGGGGCTGGCGTATCCCGTTCCTGCTGGCCGGACCGCTCGGTCTTATCGCCATCTATTTCCGGTCCAAGATCGAGGAATCCCCTCAGTTCCAGGCCACCCTGGACGCGCAGGAGGCCAAGGTCAGCAGCGCCACGGAGAAGGACCCGTCCACGAACACCGGTCCCATCACGCTGGTGAAGACCTACTGGCGTCAGATCATCCTCGCGATGATCCTCGCCGCCGCGGCCAACACCGTCGGCTACGCCCTGACGTCCTACATGCCGACCTACTTGACGGGCCCCATGGGCTACGACCCCATCCACGGCACGTTGCTGACCATCCCGGTCCTGGTGATCATGGCCGCCTGCATCCCGCTGACCGGCCGCCTGTCCGACCGGGTGGGCCGCCGTCCGGTCCTGTGGGTCGGCGCGGGCAGCACCATCGTGCTCTCGATCCCCGCCTTCATGCTGATCGGCGTCGGTGAGATCTGGTCCACCATGCTGGGCCTCGCGCTGGTCGCGTTCCCCGTGACGTTCTACGTGGCGAACCTGGCGTCGGCGCTCCCGGCCCTATTCCCGACGTCGAGCCGCTACGGCGGCATGGGCATCGCCTACAACTTCTCCATGGCGATCTTCGGCGGCACCACGCCGTTCATCGTGGCGGCTCTGATCGAGGCCACGGGCAACGACATGATGCCCGCGTACTACCTGATGATCACCTCGGTGATCGGCGGCATCGCGATCTACTTCCTGCCGGAATCGGCACGTCGCCCCCTGCCCGGCTCCATGCCGAGCGTGGCCACCGAAGAGGAGGCCCGCGAGCTCGTGGCCACCCAGGAGGAGAACCCGCTGCTGGATCTGGACTCCCTCCCCTTCGAGGACCGTCCGCTGGCCGGCGCCGGAAAGTAG